In Candidatus Margulisiibacteriota bacterium, one genomic interval encodes:
- a CDS encoding chloride channel protein — protein MKKRITEETVLFFSIIKWVFFATIIGGIVGLSTTFFLYILSWGISTTHRYPLYFILLPLALFCSAILIKYLAPDAEGHGTERVIEAIHKNFGKIKAIVVPVKLVATVITLAFGGSAGKEGPSAQIGAGLSSVFADLFKFSDEDRKKLVICGISAGFAAVFGTPIAGSIFGVEVLFVGGILYEVLLPSFIAGITSYQISSRLGIVYFYHPTNILSGFTELFFIKIILAGIFFGICSFIFIEILKYGKKISQKMKIWSPLKGLFGGALLVCLSFIFTTKYLGLGLESIETFLNGNFADWGAFILKPVFTSITLNFEGSGGVITPIFFSGAAAGTLFARVLHLNVANFAAIGMVSMLAGCANTPIAASIMAVELFGPKIAPYATVACIISFLMTGHRSVYPSQILSVTKSQSIQVDIGNEIKNIKPVCISAGEDFNSRLRQVFISIRNLFRL, from the coding sequence ATGAAAAAAAGAATAACTGAAGAAACGGTATTGTTTTTCAGTATAATCAAATGGGTTTTTTTTGCTACCATCATAGGGGGTATCGTAGGATTATCCACTACATTTTTTCTTTATATTTTGAGTTGGGGGATAAGTACAACCCATAGGTATCCGCTATATTTTATATTATTACCGTTAGCTTTATTTTGCAGTGCCATACTTATTAAATATCTGGCTCCTGATGCTGAGGGGCACGGTACGGAACGGGTTATTGAAGCTATCCATAAAAATTTCGGGAAAATTAAAGCTATAGTAGTACCGGTAAAATTAGTCGCCACCGTTATAACCCTGGCTTTTGGTGGTTCGGCAGGGAAGGAGGGCCCAAGTGCGCAAATTGGTGCGGGCTTATCTTCAGTTTTCGCAGATCTGTTCAAGTTTTCTGACGAAGACCGTAAGAAACTTGTAATTTGCGGTATCAGTGCCGGTTTTGCCGCGGTTTTTGGTACTCCAATAGCCGGTTCCATATTTGGGGTAGAAGTTCTTTTTGTCGGAGGTATTTTGTATGAGGTATTGCTTCCTTCGTTTATTGCCGGAATTACCAGTTATCAAATCTCATCCAGGTTAGGTATAGTTTATTTCTATCACCCTACCAATATATTGAGCGGTTTTACAGAATTATTTTTTATTAAAATAATTCTCGCCGGCATTTTTTTTGGTATTTGTTCATTTATTTTTATTGAAATATTAAAATACGGGAAAAAAATTTCTCAAAAAATGAAAATATGGAGTCCGTTAAAAGGTCTTTTTGGCGGAGCATTGCTTGTTTGTTTATCATTCATATTCACTACAAAATATTTAGGACTGGGGTTAGAAAGTATAGAAACGTTTCTCAACGGAAATTTTGCTGATTGGGGTGCTTTTATTTTAAAACCTGTATTTACCAGTATTACTTTAAACTTTGAGGGAAGCGGGGGTGTAATAACCCCGATATTTTTTTCAGGGGCTGCGGCCGGTACATTATTTGCTCGGGTTTTACATCTGAATGTAGCAAATTTTGCCGCTATCGGAATGGTCAGTATGCTTGCAGGCTGCGCCAATACTCCTATAGCTGCAAGTATTATGGCAGTAGAACTTTTTGGCCCCAAAATAGCACCTTATGCCACAGTAGCATGTATAATAAGTTTTCTCATGACCGGGCACAGAAGTGTTTATCCCTCGCAAATATTGTCTGTTACCAAATCACAATCAATACAGGTAGATATAGGTAATGAAATCAAAAATATAAAGCCGGTCTGTATTTCTGCAGGAGAAGACTTCAATAGCAGATTACGTCAGGTTTTTATTTCTATACGGAATTTATTCAGGCTATAA
- the ligA gene encoding NAD-dependent DNA ligase LigA, translating to MLNEAKIKKRIRQLQEQINYHNNRYYNLDTPEISDFDYDVLVKELEYLEQQYPQLKQPDSPTSVIGAGASENFAKVRHIIPMISLSNCYSLQEVTEFDTRIKNLLVKDVSNLKPVEYFCELKIDGLAVSLVYINGTLERGITRGDGEIGEDVTQNIKTIKDIPLKITYKEPLEIRGEVYLEKQQLENINKEREKIDLPLFANTRNAAAGSLRQLDPEVVAVRNLRFFGYYVVNAGSIGIDSQEQSFAFLKKYNFKTNPQVLLCRDLPQVFAFCNEWAEKKDDLRYEIDGVVVKVNNLQYQDVLGMTAKSPRWAIAYKFTAEQAKTIIKDIVFQVGRQGTITPVAMFDPVKIAGATVSKATLHNQDFIEEKGVSIGDEVVVKRAGEVIPEVVMVSHKNKAGKAVHFPHKCPVCSTPLISPEDQVAIICPNEECPGRVKAQILHAVSRDALNVDGLGEKMVEQLIRSHLIGKWPDLFKLTEKDLLGLERVGDKTIANLLQELNKAKKMPLKKVLYAMGIKFIGEKTADIIVEHISDYTDLFRMTVEEYLHIEGIGEKTARSLYDFFQDQHNRQLFELLKERGFTLQKVSQRLGNQLAGLTFVLTGSLENYSRSQIELAVKNHGGKVGNSVSKKTDYVLVGTEPGSKYDKAKKLNVKIISEKDFEALLKTS from the coding sequence ATGCTTAACGAAGCCAAAATTAAAAAACGCATCAGGCAACTGCAAGAACAAATTAATTATCATAATAATCGATATTACAATCTGGATACTCCGGAAATATCCGATTTTGATTATGATGTTCTGGTCAAAGAACTGGAATATTTGGAACAACAGTACCCTCAGCTAAAACAGCCCGATTCACCCACATCCGTAATCGGAGCCGGAGCATCTGAAAATTTTGCCAAAGTTCGCCATATTATTCCCATGATCAGTTTATCCAACTGCTATTCTTTGCAGGAGGTCACCGAGTTTGACACCAGAATAAAGAATCTGCTGGTTAAAGATGTCAGTAATTTAAAGCCTGTTGAGTATTTTTGTGAACTGAAAATCGATGGACTGGCTGTCAGTCTTGTATACATAAATGGTACATTGGAGAGAGGTATAACCCGCGGAGATGGAGAAATTGGTGAGGATGTCACGCAGAATATTAAAACAATAAAAGATATTCCTTTAAAAATAACATATAAAGAACCTTTGGAAATCAGAGGTGAAGTATATCTGGAAAAGCAGCAATTGGAAAATATTAATAAAGAGCGTGAAAAGATTGATCTACCCTTGTTTGCCAATACTAGAAACGCAGCGGCCGGTTCATTGCGTCAGCTTGATCCCGAGGTCGTAGCAGTCAGAAATCTGCGTTTTTTCGGATATTATGTTGTTAATGCCGGATCGATCGGTATCGATAGCCAGGAGCAATCCTTTGCTTTTTTAAAAAAATATAATTTTAAGACAAACCCACAGGTTTTGTTGTGTCGGGATTTACCTCAGGTTTTTGCTTTTTGTAATGAATGGGCTGAAAAAAAAGATGATCTGCGTTATGAAATTGACGGTGTAGTTGTAAAAGTTAACAATTTGCAGTATCAGGATGTATTGGGTATGACAGCCAAGTCCCCGCGCTGGGCAATCGCTTATAAATTTACTGCCGAGCAGGCAAAAACCATCATCAAGGATATTGTTTTTCAGGTTGGCAGGCAGGGTACTATTACGCCGGTTGCCATGTTTGATCCTGTAAAAATAGCCGGAGCAACTGTTTCCAAGGCCACTTTGCATAATCAGGATTTTATTGAGGAAAAAGGTGTAAGTATAGGTGACGAGGTGGTGGTTAAACGCGCAGGAGAGGTTATTCCGGAAGTAGTTATGGTTTCACACAAGAATAAGGCAGGCAAGGCAGTGCATTTTCCTCATAAATGTCCTGTTTGTTCTACACCGCTGATAAGTCCGGAAGATCAGGTTGCTATCATATGTCCCAATGAAGAATGCCCGGGCAGGGTAAAAGCACAGATACTGCATGCTGTATCCAGGGATGCCCTGAACGTTGACGGTCTTGGTGAAAAAATGGTAGAACAGCTAATTCGCAGTCATCTTATCGGGAAATGGCCCGATCTTTTTAAACTGACTGAAAAGGACCTGCTTGGTCTGGAACGTGTCGGCGACAAAACAATAGCCAATCTTTTGCAGGAACTGAATAAAGCAAAAAAAATGCCGCTAAAGAAAGTGTTGTATGCAATGGGTATTAAATTTATCGGTGAAAAAACCGCGGATATTATTGTAGAACACATTTCAGATTACACAGACCTTTTCAGGATGACTGTTGAGGAATATCTGCATATTGAGGGAATTGGAGAGAAAACCGCCCGCTCGCTTTATGATTTTTTTCAAGATCAGCATAACCGGCAGTTGTTCGAACTTTTAAAAGAAAGAGGTTTTACTCTGCAGAAAGTTTCACAGCGGCTGGGCAACCAGTTGGCCGGGCTAACTTTTGTCTTGACCGGATCACTGGAAAATTATTCACGATCGCAAATAGAACTTGCTGTTAAAAATCACGGTGGGAAAGTGGGGAACAGCGTTTCCAAAAAAACCGACTACGTTTTGGTGGGGACCGAACCAGGTTCAAAGTATGATA